The genomic region TTTGGGGCTGGTCATCTCCGCGGGCGCGGCGGTCAGCTCGGTGCCTGCGGGGCGTTGGTCCGATCGGGTGGGCCGTAAGCGTCCCATCTACCTCGCCGGTGGGGTGATGGCTTTCGTGATCCTCCCGCTGTTGATGGTTCCGCGCTACGACGTGCTCGTCTTCGTCGCCCTGCTCTTCGGCCTCGGTTACGGCGCCTACACCGCCGTGGACTGGGCTCTGGCCACTGACGTGCTGGGGGCGCCCGAGGCGCACGCGACCGACATGGGGATCTGGCAGACCTCGATCGTCCTTCCCCAGATCCTGGCCGGCTCCCTGGGGGGCATGGTGGACCTGCTCAACCGTTCGCAGCCGGGTTCCGGGTACACCGCGCTCTTCCTGCTGGCCGCGGCCGGTTTCGTGCTGGGCACCGTGCTGGTCCGTCAGGTGCGCAGCGTCCGATAGGTTGAATATCCATGCACAAGGCGGGTAGCATTAGGGGGCTGGCGAGGAAGGAGGCCCCGAGTGGATTTCCTATTAAGCTTTTCCCGCCTTATCGACGCCTTCAACGAGGCCGTGGGCCGCTTGGTGTCCTGGCTGACGCTCCTGATGGTCGTCATCGGCGTGTACAACGCGGTTACGCGAAAGCTTTCGCAGACCATCGGCGTGGACCTGAGCTCGAACACCTACATCGAGCTGCAGTGGTACATGTTCGCGCTCGTCTTCCTGTGGGGCGCGGCCTACACCCTCAAGCACAACGCGCACGTGCGCGTGGACGTCATCTACTCCCGCCTGTCGGAGCGCGGCAAGGCCTGGGTCGACGTCTTCGGCACCGTGCTCTTCCTGCTGCCCTTCACCGCCGTGGTGCTCTGGACCGCCTGGCCGATCGTCTTCGAGTCGTGGAAGATCCACGAGATGTCGCCCGACCCCGGCGGGCTGCCGCGCTACCCCATCAAGGCGGCGCTGATCGTCGCCTTCGCGCTGCTCTTCCTGCAGGGCCTTAGCGAGCTGATCAAGCGCATCGCCCTGCTGACCGGCCATCAGGTTGCGCTCGCCTCCGGAAGCGAAGAGGAGCCCTCGCTATGAACCCCGATCTGCTCGGCCCCCTGATGTTCGCCGCGGCCTTCGTCTTCATCTTCACCGGTTTTCCCGTGGCGTTCTCTTTGGCGGGCACCGCGCTCGTCTTCATGCTCATCGGCATCTCCCAAGACCTGATGAGCTTTCATCTGATGTCGGCGCTGCCCGAGCGCATCTTCGCGATCTACGAGAACTACACCCTCCTGGCCGTGCCCTTCTTCATCTTCATGGGCACGATGCTCGAGCGCTCCGGATTGGCTGAGAACCTGCTCAAGACGATGGGCATCCTCTTCGGTCCCCTGCGCGGGGGGCTGGCGATCTCGGTCGTCGTCGTGGGCACGCTGCTCGCCGCCGCGACCGGCGTCGTCGGCGCCACCGTGGTGGCCATGGGGCTGATCAGCCTACCGGTGATGCTGCGTTACGGCTACTCCAAGGAGCTGGCCACCGGGGTGATCGCCGCCTCGGGCACCCTGGGGCAGGTGATCCCCCCTTCGATCGTGCTCATCGTACTGGCCGACCAGTTGGGCGTTTCCGTCGGCGACCTTTTCGTGGGCTCGCTCATTCCCGGCCTCAGCCTCTCGGCGATGTACATCCTCTACGTGGTGGCCGTGGCGATCATCAAGCCCAAGGCCGCCCCGGCGCTGCCACCCGAGGAGCGCGATATGCACGGCTGGCAGCTGTTCAAGGAGGTCATGCTGGTGATGATGCCGCCGCTGGTGCTGATCCTGCTGGTGCTGGGCAGCATCTTTGCAGGCATCGCTACGCCCACCGAGGCCGGCGCCTTCGGCGCCCTGGGGGCCATCCTGCTGGCCATGATTTACCGCAGCTTCAACCTGGGGGCCCTCATCGACACCATGGACGCCACGGCCAAGCTCACCAGCATGGTGATGCTGATCCTGGTGGGCTCCACCGCCTTTTCGCTCGTCTTCCGCGGCCTTTACGGCGACATCTGGGTCGAGGACCTGCTGCTCAACCTGCCCGGGGCCGAGGTGGGCTTCCTGATCACGGTCAACCTGATCATCTTCATCCTCGGCTTCTTCATCGACTTCTTCGAGATCGCCTTCATCATCATCCCGCTCGTCGCCGGGCCTGCGGCCACGCTGCTGGCGCCGCTCTTCCCGGAGGCGCTCGAGCCCGCCCGCCTGGCCCTCGTCTGGTTCGGAATCATGATCGGGATGAACCTGCAGACCTCGTTCCTCACGCCGCCCTTCGGGTTCTCGCTCTTCTACCTGCGCGGGGTCTCGCCCCCCGAGGTCTCGACGATGCACATCTACCGGGGAGCGGTGCCCTTCATCGCCATCCAGATCATCGGCCTCACCCTGATGATCGTCTTCCCCCACATCGCCACCTGGCTGCTCACGGTGACCTCCTCGGGCTACTAGGAGCGGTCAACCGGGCCCGCAACGGCGCGAAGCGAACCCCCGGCCGCGGCCGGGGGTTCGTCGTGGGGCGTAGGCGACTAGGAGCGCGAGGCGACGTACTGGACGTAAGAGGCCTCGGCGGTGCCGAACCAGCGGTTGATCTCCTCGCGGAAGGCCTTCCAGTCTTCGTAGACCTTCTTGTAGAAGGCGTCCTTGGCGGCGGTTTCTTCGAAGAGCGCGAAAGACTCCTTGCGGGCGGCGTCCAGGATCTCGTTGGAGAAGCGGCGCAGCTTCACGCCTTTGGCCAGCAGACGCTTGAAGGCGGCCGGGTTCTTGAAGTCGTAGTCCACCTGCATCTGCTGGTTGGCCTCGGCGGCCGCGGTCATGTAGATCTGCTGGTACTCCTTGGGCAGGTCGTTCCAGGCCTTGAGGTTGACGAAGGTGTGCAGCGTGGGGCCCGGCTCCCACCAACCGGGGTAGTAGTAGTACTTGGCGACCTTGTAGAAGCCCAGCTTCTCGTCGTCGTAGGGGCCGACCCACTCGGTGGCGTCGATGGCGCCGCGCTCGAGCGCCGGGAAGATGTCACCGCCGGCCAGCACCTGCACGGTCACGCCCAGACGCGACATCACCTTGCCGCCCAGGCCGGGGATGCGCATTTTGAGGCCCTTGAGGTCGGCGAGGCTGTTGATCTCCTTGCGGTACCAGCCGCCCATCTGCACGCCGGTGTTGCCGGCGGGGAAGCCGATCATGTTGAAGTCGGAGAAGAGCTCGTTGAGCAGTTTGTTGCCGTTGCCGTCGTAGAGCCAGGCGTTCTGCTGACGGAAGGTGAGGCCGAAGGGCAGCACCGTACCGAAGGCGAAGGCCGGATGCTTGCCGATGTAGTAGTACGCCGCGGTGTGGCCCGCCTGCACCGTGCCCTGCTGAACGGCGTCCACGACCTTGAGACCCGCGACGATTTCACCCGCGGCGTAAACGCGGATGTCGAAGTTGCCGTCGGTCATCGCGCGCACGCGGTCGGCGATCGTCTGGGCCCCGCCGTAAATGGTGTCCAGCGACTTGGGCCAGCTCGTGGCCATGCGCCAGCGGATCTTCTTCTTGGTCTGGGCGAAGACCGGACCGAAGACGGTGCTCGCAGCGACGCCGGCCGCTGCCTTCTTCATAAAATCACGACGTTTCATTCCATGCCCTCCTTTTAGGTACCGCGTTGTTACGGCTCGATTATACGGTCCCAGCCGAAACCTGCGCAAGGCCGGCTGCGACGGCGTCGGAAAGAATTAGTATGCAATGTAGAAATAGGTTTCCTTCACGTCGCGTACCTGGGCGTAGCTCTGCTTGAAGTAGAGGCGCAGGCGGTCGTTGAACCCGTCGGTGCTGTAAACGCCGCGGAAGTAGACGCTCCCCGGACGGGTGTCGGTGTAGATCGCCCGCACCCGCTGCTTGCCCGTGGGGTAGTCGACGACGTAGCGGCGGCGCATGCTGGGCAGGGGCAGCACGTGGGTGCCCGCGGGCAGGTAGACGCCGTGTTCGAACTCGTAGGTGCGGCCGTCGGGATCGATGGCCACCAGGCTCACGTACCCGGGCCGGCGCAGGGTGACGACGAACTGCACCTCCTCCCCGACCCGGTAGGTGGAGCCGGTTCCGCGGTCGGGTTCGAAGCGGGCGATCACGTCGGCCAGGCCGAACTCGACGGAGACCCCCACCTGGACGTCCCCGGGCCGGAGGGTGATCGTGCACGCGGACAGCAGGGTGCCGAGCCCCAAGAGCAAAAGCATCCTTTTCATGGCACCTCCCCAGTTCCAGTCTAGCCTCCGCGGATGAAAGCCGCGGTCAGGAAGATTAAGGCGTTTTAAGCCGGGCCCCACAAACCCGCCTGGGCCACCGGCGCGAAGCGGCGGCGGTGCTGCGGGCAGGGCCCCAGCCGCGCCAGGCACGCCAGGTGCTCGGGTGTGCCGTAACCCTTGTGCCGCGCGAAGCCGTAGCCGGGGTAGCGGTGGTGCAGGCCGACCATGATCCGGTCGCGCACCACCTTGGCCAGGATCGAGGCGGCCGCCACGCTGGGGCTCTGGGCCTCGGCGCGGGCGGGGGCCAGGAGGGGCAGCTCGGTCTCCAGGAAGAGGTAGTCGGTGACGAGCGCCTGGGGCGCGACCCGCAGGCGCGCCAGCGCCCGCCGAGCGGCGCAGTGGGTGGCGCGCAGCACCCCGAGTCGGTCCACCTCGGCGGCGCTGCAGGTGCCCACCCCCCAGGCGAGCGCGTGGTCGAGGAGGTGGTCGAGCAGCTGCTCGCGGCGCCGCGGCGTCAGCTGCTTCGAGTCGCAGTAGGGGTAGCGTCCCGGCGGGAGCACGACCGCAGCGGCCACCAGGGGCCCTGCGAGCGCCCCGCGACCCGCCTCGTCGACCCCGGCGACCCGGAGGCCCCGGCGCCAGAACCCCCGCTCAAGCATGGTCGTGCGCTTCGAGCTCCTTTCGGAAGACCTCGATGACCTCTTCGGGGCGGTCGGCGAGCCGCAGCAGGCCCGGATCCCGGGGGCCTACGGCGCTGTGCTCGGCCAGCGTGTTGCGGATCCAGGCCTCGAGCCCCTGCCAGTAGTTGCGGTCCATGGCGAAGAGGGGGAAAGGGTGGACCTTGCCCGTCTGCAGCAGTACGAGCACCTCGGTCAGCTCGTCCAGGGTCCCGAAGCCGCCCGGCAGCACCACGAAGCCCACCGCGTAGCGCACGAACATCACCTTGCGCACGAAGAAGTAGCGGAACTGCAGGCTGTGGGTCTGGTAGTGGTTGGGGCGCTGCTCGTGGGGCAGCTCGATGTTCAGCCCCACGGAAACCCCGCCCGCCTCGTAGGCTCCTTTGTTGACGGCCTCCATGAGCCCCGGACCGCCCCCCGTCACCACGCCGAAGCCGGCGCGGGCCAGCGCGCGGCCCAGGTCCTCGCCCAGGGCGTAGGCCGGGTGGCCGGGCCCGAAGCGCGCGGAGCCGAAGACCGAGACCAGCGGCACCTCGATCCCCGAGAGCAGCTCGAAGCCGTCGACGAACTCGGCCAGGATCCGGAACAGGCGCCAGGCGTCCGTGTGGTGCAACCGATCGATGACCCCGCGTTCGTTCTCCATACCCCAAGTGTAGGCCAGCCGACGCCGGCGGCGCGCCGTCCGGCGTACAACGTGGTATGGAACTCACCGTCGTCGTCCTGGCCGACACCGATACCCACGCTGACCTGGGCCGCCTGGCGAACGCGCTGGAGACGGCCGCCGATGCGGCGGCCGCGGGGGCGGAGCTGGAACTCGTCTTCGACGGCGCGGCCACCCGCTGGGTCGCGCGGCTCGAGGATCCGGACCACAAACACCACGCCCTGTGGCGCGACCTCAAGCCCCGTTCCGGGGTCTGCGTCTACTGCGCCCGCGCCTTCGGGGTGCTCGCGCAGGTGCGCCGGGCGGGGGTGCGGTTGCTGGACGAGCGCCGCGGGCACCCCAGCCTCTACCGCCGCCTGGCCCGTGGCGCCGTGGTCCTCACGTTTTGAAGTTCAGGGGGCCCGGCTCGTCCACTCCTGGTAGAGGAAGCCGTCGAGGTAGAGCTTGAAGCGGG from Oceanithermus desulfurans harbors:
- a CDS encoding TRAP transporter small permease subunit: MDFLLSFSRLIDAFNEAVGRLVSWLTLLMVVIGVYNAVTRKLSQTIGVDLSSNTYIELQWYMFALVFLWGAAYTLKHNAHVRVDVIYSRLSERGKAWVDVFGTVLFLLPFTAVVLWTAWPIVFESWKIHEMSPDPGGLPRYPIKAALIVAFALLFLQGLSELIKRIALLTGHQVALASGSEEEPSL
- a CDS encoding TRAP transporter large permease; the encoded protein is MNPDLLGPLMFAAAFVFIFTGFPVAFSLAGTALVFMLIGISQDLMSFHLMSALPERIFAIYENYTLLAVPFFIFMGTMLERSGLAENLLKTMGILFGPLRGGLAISVVVVGTLLAAATGVVGATVVAMGLISLPVMLRYGYSKELATGVIAASGTLGQVIPPSIVLIVLADQLGVSVGDLFVGSLIPGLSLSAMYILYVVAVAIIKPKAAPALPPEERDMHGWQLFKEVMLVMMPPLVLILLVLGSIFAGIATPTEAGAFGALGAILLAMIYRSFNLGALIDTMDATAKLTSMVMLILVGSTAFSLVFRGLYGDIWVEDLLLNLPGAEVGFLITVNLIIFILGFFIDFFEIAFIIIPLVAGPAATLLAPLFPEALEPARLALVWFGIMIGMNLQTSFLTPPFGFSLFYLRGVSPPEVSTMHIYRGAVPFIAIQIIGLTLMIVFPHIATWLLTVTSSGY
- a CDS encoding TRAP transporter substrate-binding protein, encoding MKRRDFMKKAAAGVAASTVFGPVFAQTKKKIRWRMATSWPKSLDTIYGGAQTIADRVRAMTDGNFDIRVYAAGEIVAGLKVVDAVQQGTVQAGHTAAYYYIGKHPAFAFGTVLPFGLTFRQQNAWLYDGNGNKLLNELFSDFNMIGFPAGNTGVQMGGWYRKEINSLADLKGLKMRIPGLGGKVMSRLGVTVQVLAGGDIFPALERGAIDATEWVGPYDDEKLGFYKVAKYYYYPGWWEPGPTLHTFVNLKAWNDLPKEYQQIYMTAAAEANQQMQVDYDFKNPAAFKRLLAKGVKLRRFSNEILDAARKESFALFEETAAKDAFYKKVYEDWKAFREEINRWFGTAEASYVQYVASRS
- a CDS encoding DUF4384 domain-containing protein — encoded protein: MKRMLLLLGLGTLLSACTITLRPGDVQVGVSVEFGLADVIARFEPDRGTGSTYRVGEEVQFVVTLRRPGYVSLVAIDPDGRTYEFEHGVYLPAGTHVLPLPSMRRRYVVDYPTGKQRVRAIYTDTRPGSVYFRGVYSTDGFNDRLRLYFKQSYAQVRDVKETYFYIAY
- a CDS encoding ribonuclease HII — translated: MLERGFWRRGLRVAGVDEAGRGALAGPLVAAAVVLPPGRYPYCDSKQLTPRRREQLLDHLLDHALAWGVGTCSAAEVDRLGVLRATHCAARRALARLRVAPQALVTDYLFLETELPLLAPARAEAQSPSVAAASILAKVVRDRIMVGLHHRYPGYGFARHKGYGTPEHLACLARLGPCPQHRRRFAPVAQAGLWGPA
- a CDS encoding LOG family protein, with amino-acid sequence MENERGVIDRLHHTDAWRLFRILAEFVDGFELLSGIEVPLVSVFGSARFGPGHPAYALGEDLGRALARAGFGVVTGGGPGLMEAVNKGAYEAGGVSVGLNIELPHEQRPNHYQTHSLQFRYFFVRKVMFVRYAVGFVVLPGGFGTLDELTEVLVLLQTGKVHPFPLFAMDRNYWQGLEAWIRNTLAEHSAVGPRDPGLLRLADRPEEVIEVFRKELEAHDHA
- a CDS encoding DsrE family protein, which produces MELTVVVLADTDTHADLGRLANALETAADAAAAGAELELVFDGAATRWVARLEDPDHKHHALWRDLKPRSGVCVYCARAFGVLAQVRRAGVRLLDERRGHPSLYRRLARGAVVLTF